The following proteins are encoded in a genomic region of Fervidobacterium pennivorans DSM 9078:
- a CDS encoding carbohydrate ABC transporter permease, with protein sequence MSTKAKKLIFKVTLTIAVIFVLIWCIFPFYWAVVSSLKPNIELFDPNPTLLPKNPTFSNYVKVFAERPFHVNIWNSIVVSGITTLTTLIFGSFAGYAIARLRMKGKAFVMALILSVSMFPQISILGSLFVILRKLGMINTYQGLILPYVAITLPLTTWILQNFFRDLPKEIEEAAAIDGCSRLRTLFQIVFPMSAPGLVATGLLTFITAWNEFLFAFTFMQKPQYYTVPVAIAMFAGRTQYEQPWGQLMAAAVIVTAPLVALVLVFQNRIISGLSAGAVKG encoded by the coding sequence GTGTCCACAAAAGCAAAAAAGTTGATTTTCAAGGTAACCTTAACCATTGCAGTTATATTCGTTTTAATATGGTGCATTTTTCCATTCTACTGGGCGGTGGTATCATCTTTGAAACCCAATATAGAACTCTTTGATCCAAACCCAACTTTATTGCCTAAAAATCCGACGTTTTCGAACTATGTAAAGGTCTTTGCGGAAAGGCCATTCCACGTAAACATCTGGAATAGCATAGTTGTGTCTGGTATAACCACATTAACTACACTTATTTTCGGTTCTTTTGCAGGATACGCAATAGCACGCCTACGCATGAAAGGTAAAGCATTTGTAATGGCTCTTATTCTTTCTGTTAGTATGTTTCCGCAGATTTCTATTTTAGGTTCGCTCTTTGTTATCCTTAGAAAACTTGGAATGATAAACACTTACCAAGGCTTAATTCTGCCATATGTGGCTATTACATTGCCACTAACTACTTGGATACTCCAAAACTTTTTCAGGGACCTTCCAAAAGAGATAGAAGAAGCTGCAGCGATTGACGGGTGCTCGCGCTTGAGAACTCTCTTCCAGATAGTTTTTCCTATGTCTGCACCAGGTTTGGTTGCAACGGGACTTTTAACGTTCATAACGGCATGGAACGAGTTCCTTTTTGCATTTACGTTCATGCAAAAACCACAGTATTACACTGTTCCTGTCGCTATAGCTATGTTTGCCGGCAGAACTCAGTACGAACAACCCTGGGGTCAGTTAATGGCTGCTGCTGTTATTGTGACTGCCCCATTAGTAGCCTTAGTTTTAGTGTTCCAAAATAGAATTATATCTGGTTTGAGTGCAGGTGCGGTGAAAGGATGA
- a CDS encoding UDP-N-acetylmuramoyl-L-alanyl-D-glutamate--2,6-diaminopimelate ligase, which yields MKLRHLLEAIQKFVVFDNIPEELKDKDVTGVFNNSRKVIPGSLFICRKGTKFDSHTIVDTLYKESGVIAFVTEREINNNLPYVQVYDSRLAEAYLAAEFYEHPYKKLITFGVTGTNGKTTCAHLFHHLMQQLGLTGSLSGTVMNDIMGDKFYIHNTTPDALTIMENMAKTVKSGGSYYSMEVSSHSLDQARVETIRFDIAGLTNITRDHLDYHPTFEHYVNSKLHLFDLLKKDGIAVVHEDYAPLVSSKKLPKLVTFGTSESAIYRISDISTTWNGTTFTLTSPYGTKKVYTQMIGDYNAFNVTLVIAGLFELGYEPDEIISYVSTFRGVDGRFEPIPEARKLGIEVIIDFAHSPDALEKVILAARRLTKGRIIVVYGAGGQADRGKRPMMAEVVTKLADIAILTTDDPRGEDPEEIIKEVEKGVQPNSLSLTVLDRREAIDTAITLATKGDVVLITGRGHEPYQIFTETLKIPFKDRDVALDIILSKINKNHSRDVDK from the coding sequence TTGAAATTAAGACATCTTTTGGAAGCCATTCAGAAGTTTGTCGTTTTTGACAACATACCAGAAGAATTAAAAGACAAAGATGTAACTGGTGTTTTCAACAATTCAAGAAAGGTTATTCCAGGTTCTCTGTTCATCTGCAGGAAAGGTACAAAGTTTGATTCACATACCATTGTTGACACACTTTACAAAGAAAGTGGAGTAATCGCCTTTGTCACAGAGAGAGAAATCAATAACAACCTTCCTTACGTCCAAGTTTATGATAGTAGACTTGCGGAAGCTTACCTCGCGGCTGAGTTTTACGAACATCCTTACAAGAAGCTAATAACTTTTGGAGTAACTGGCACAAATGGAAAAACTACATGTGCGCATTTATTTCACCATTTAATGCAGCAACTGGGACTCACAGGAAGTTTGTCCGGAACAGTCATGAACGACATTATGGGTGACAAGTTCTATATACATAACACCACTCCTGATGCGCTCACAATAATGGAAAACATGGCAAAAACGGTAAAGAGTGGTGGAAGCTATTATTCAATGGAAGTTTCCTCTCATTCGTTAGACCAAGCACGAGTAGAAACCATCAGATTTGATATAGCAGGTCTTACAAACATAACCAGAGACCATCTGGATTATCACCCGACTTTTGAACATTACGTGAATTCAAAGCTCCACTTGTTTGATTTGCTTAAAAAAGATGGAATAGCAGTTGTTCATGAAGATTATGCACCGCTTGTGTCAAGCAAAAAGCTGCCGAAGCTTGTCACATTTGGAACAAGTGAAAGTGCAATTTATAGGATTTCAGATATATCAACTACTTGGAATGGGACAACCTTTACACTCACATCACCTTACGGTACAAAGAAAGTCTATACACAGATGATAGGTGATTACAATGCTTTCAATGTTACGCTGGTCATTGCCGGGTTATTCGAGCTTGGATACGAACCCGACGAAATCATCAGTTATGTAAGCACGTTTAGAGGTGTTGACGGAAGGTTTGAACCAATTCCAGAAGCAAGAAAACTTGGAATTGAAGTAATAATAGATTTTGCACACTCACCTGACGCCTTAGAAAAAGTTATACTTGCCGCGAGAAGACTGACAAAAGGAAGAATTATAGTTGTCTATGGAGCTGGTGGACAAGCTGATAGAGGCAAAAGACCGATGATGGCAGAAGTGGTAACGAAACTCGCGGATATAGCGATACTTACAACAGATGACCCTCGTGGAGAAGACCCAGAGGAGATTATAAAAGAAGTTGAAAAAGGTGTCCAACCTAATTCCCTTTCACTCACCGTCCTTGATAGACGCGAGGCTATAGATACAGCAATAACACTCGCAACAAAAGGAGATGTTGTGCTTATTACCGGAAGAGGCCATGAACCATACCAGATATTCACGGAAACATTAAAGATACCTTTCAAAGATAGAGATGTTGCTTTGGACATAATTCTCTCAAAGATTAACAAAAATCACTCAAGAGATGTGGATAAATAA
- a CDS encoding PLP-dependent cysteine synthase family protein, translating to MTNECLSNRLLSEYLRLFRNIIVGKTPLVYLEKYSIYVKIERNNPTGSIKDRPVYFMILKAIQNGLINPNTIIVEPTSGNTGIALAWIGSRLGLKTIITMPETVSVERRQILTSLGADVILTENMSKAVEKALEIVSTKSAFMPNQFENPENVNAHFVTTGPELLSQMDFQLDAFVAGIGTGGTITGVGKFLKNFCSEIKIIGVEPLQSPVITGGTPGKHRIQGIGAGFVPKILDLQLVDEIIQVDDEEAIRWTSKLWKEGIFVGISSAANLIASILVKEKYGLQRVATVFPDDGSKYISSLCRK from the coding sequence GTGACGAACGAATGTCTCAGCAATCGGTTACTATCTGAATATCTCCGTTTGTTTCGAAATATAATCGTTGGAAAGACTCCTCTTGTTTATCTGGAGAAATACTCTATTTATGTTAAGATTGAGCGAAATAACCCAACCGGTAGTATTAAAGACAGACCAGTATACTTTATGATTCTAAAGGCTATACAGAATGGATTAATAAATCCCAATACTATCATTGTTGAGCCGACCAGTGGTAATACGGGAATTGCCCTCGCTTGGATAGGTTCAAGACTTGGTCTAAAAACAATCATTACAATGCCAGAAACTGTTTCGGTTGAACGACGTCAAATATTGACAAGTTTAGGTGCAGATGTAATCCTTACTGAAAACATGTCAAAGGCGGTAGAAAAAGCGCTTGAGATTGTTTCAACAAAATCTGCGTTCATGCCAAATCAATTTGAAAATCCTGAAAACGTCAATGCACATTTTGTGACAACTGGACCAGAGTTGTTAAGCCAAATGGATTTTCAGTTAGATGCCTTTGTAGCGGGTATCGGAACCGGTGGAACAATAACAGGTGTTGGAAAGTTTCTGAAAAACTTTTGTTCTGAAATCAAAATTATAGGTGTAGAACCCTTACAATCACCGGTTATAACCGGGGGAACGCCAGGTAAACACAGAATCCAAGGCATCGGTGCTGGATTCGTACCTAAAATTTTAGATTTACAGCTGGTAGATGAAATAATTCAGGTAGATGACGAAGAAGCTATAAGATGGACTTCTAAGCTTTGGAAGGAAGGAATATTTGTGGGAATATCGTCCGCTGCTAATCTAATCGCAAGTATATTAGTTAAAGAAAAATATGGTTTACAGCGCGTTGCCACCGTTTTTCCTGACGATGGTTCGAAATATATTTCTTCTCTGTGTAGAAAATAA
- a CDS encoding carbohydrate kinase family protein, which produces MNRSKTGMILFVGELLADFITLQDFYVAEEFVIKTGGSPGNIARFASQLGVPTKIISRVGDDPIGSRILKKLEQAGVDISSVQIDKQHGTTLVFVRKTPNSPDFFVIRGADRYLKLDEDEIENILGGANIVHLSCWMLTHEQLYETTMKIVRKALEMGIQISFDPNCRDKLFSCKKINLSRVFELLKYTTYSKPSIDDALALFGMPDNRISDCEKRSEGLFSSNEIDIELVKYYVSKFHEHGVKYVVLTVGKDGAFASDGESLVHIPASARKVVDATGAGDGFWAGIYYGLINGYDFLQACNIGSMVAGYIVGFVGAEVDITDLKKEFENNILRG; this is translated from the coding sequence ATGAACAGGTCGAAAACAGGTATGATACTTTTTGTCGGAGAACTCCTAGCGGATTTTATAACTCTGCAAGATTTTTACGTTGCCGAGGAATTTGTCATAAAGACAGGAGGTTCTCCAGGGAATATAGCACGGTTTGCCTCTCAGCTTGGGGTTCCAACCAAAATCATTTCACGTGTGGGAGACGACCCTATTGGTAGCAGAATTTTGAAAAAGTTAGAGCAAGCTGGCGTGGATATTTCATCAGTTCAGATAGACAAACAACATGGGACAACACTTGTGTTTGTTCGAAAAACTCCAAACAGTCCTGATTTTTTCGTAATTCGAGGTGCGGATAGGTATCTCAAATTAGATGAGGATGAGATTGAGAATATCTTAGGAGGAGCTAATATCGTTCACCTGAGTTGCTGGATGCTAACACATGAGCAATTGTACGAAACAACAATGAAGATAGTCCGCAAAGCGTTAGAAATGGGTATTCAGATATCATTTGACCCAAATTGCCGAGATAAATTATTCAGTTGCAAAAAAATAAATCTCTCAAGAGTTTTTGAATTATTAAAGTACACAACGTATTCAAAGCCTTCCATAGACGATGCATTGGCCCTATTTGGAATGCCTGACAATCGAATTTCGGATTGTGAAAAGCGAAGTGAAGGGTTATTTTCTTCAAACGAAATAGACATTGAACTGGTCAAATATTATGTAAGCAAGTTTCATGAACATGGCGTAAAATACGTTGTACTCACGGTAGGCAAAGATGGCGCATTCGCTTCTGATGGAGAAAGCCTAGTTCATATACCAGCTTCCGCAAGGAAAGTAGTTGACGCAACAGGTGCAGGTGATGGATTTTGGGCTGGGATTTATTATGGACTAATCAATGGTTATGATTTTCTACAAGCTTGTAATATAGGTTCGATGGTTGCTGGTTACATAGTCGGATTTGTTGGTGCGGAGGTTGATATAACTGATCTGAAAAAAGAATTCGAAAATAATATTCTGAGAGGATGA
- a CDS encoding DUF1385 domain-containing protein, with protein MKVGGQAVIDGVLMMGKKVVVAVRTQSGEIQVRELGTPSVSQKWMRIPFIRGFISLYYSLYFGIKALNLSAEISSDEKMKKGESFFSILVAVGLAVGLFIVLPAYLTKWLGFKDNEFLFSLVDGLIRLGFFLSYVFFISLFEDVKNVFRYHGAEHKAVHTYEHNEELTVENARKYSTIHPRCGTNFVMIFLIIAILVHSLYGLLGVTMLGRIVFRIIAIPVVAGISYELLRLFDRYPKIRFLALPGMILQKLTTAEPNDSQLEVALVSLRHAIGAVDTVVFDKNELKEKNQQADSDIDEQPEFLG; from the coding sequence TTGAAAGTCGGTGGTCAAGCGGTAATTGATGGCGTTTTAATGATGGGTAAAAAGGTAGTTGTAGCTGTTAGAACGCAGTCAGGGGAGATACAAGTTCGCGAGCTTGGAACTCCAAGTGTCAGTCAAAAATGGATGAGAATACCATTTATACGTGGATTTATAAGCCTGTACTACTCTCTTTACTTTGGTATAAAGGCGCTGAATCTCAGTGCTGAAATCTCTTCTGATGAAAAAATGAAGAAAGGCGAATCTTTCTTCTCAATTCTTGTTGCTGTTGGTTTGGCTGTAGGCTTGTTTATTGTCCTTCCTGCTTATTTAACAAAATGGTTGGGATTCAAAGATAACGAATTTCTCTTTTCTTTGGTGGATGGTTTGATAAGGTTGGGTTTTTTCCTATCATACGTGTTTTTCATATCGCTCTTTGAGGATGTCAAAAACGTATTCAGATACCATGGAGCTGAGCATAAGGCAGTTCATACATACGAACATAACGAGGAACTGACTGTCGAAAACGCAAGGAAATACTCAACAATACATCCAAGGTGTGGAACGAATTTTGTTATGATTTTCTTAATAATCGCAATACTGGTGCACAGTTTATATGGTCTTCTCGGAGTTACAATGTTAGGTCGCATTGTTTTCAGAATCATCGCAATACCCGTGGTTGCAGGAATCTCTTATGAGTTGTTGAGACTTTTTGACAGATATCCAAAAATCCGATTCTTGGCACTTCCTGGTATGATTTTACAAAAACTTACTACTGCTGAACCAAACGATTCACAATTAGAAGTTGCTCTTGTCTCTCTCCGTCATGCCATTGGAGCTGTTGATACAGTTGTTTTTGATAAAAATGAACTGAAAGAGAAAAATCAACAAGCTGATAGCGATATAGACGAACAACCCGAATTTCTTGGCTGA
- the epsC gene encoding serine O-acetyltransferase EpsC, producing the protein MHLLVDFRKFKKLTAEIINASRAIKLDKEYLRRLDPSFESSYQYLFHAGFRALRLYRISHALYVSGFKFLAYLIYHINRILYTVDIHPAALLEPGVVIDHGAGLVIGSTAVVGSGTVLYHGVTLGAKYITKGKRHPTVGRNVIIGAGAKVLGPVYIGDNAKIGANSVVISDVPKDATAVGIPARIVFKNNTENANPHLSHSAIHKDGEGSDGLCFRNENNLEEVLM; encoded by the coding sequence GTGCATCTTTTGGTAGATTTCAGAAAATTTAAAAAGCTCACAGCAGAGATAATTAATGCGAGTAGGGCTATTAAGCTTGACAAAGAATACCTAAGACGTTTAGATCCCTCTTTCGAAAGTTCCTACCAGTATCTCTTCCACGCTGGTTTCAGAGCGTTAAGACTTTACAGAATTTCGCATGCGCTTTACGTGTCGGGTTTCAAGTTCTTAGCTTATCTAATATACCATATCAATCGAATATTGTACACCGTTGATATTCATCCAGCTGCACTGTTAGAACCGGGGGTTGTAATAGACCACGGGGCAGGTCTCGTTATCGGTTCAACAGCGGTAGTCGGTAGTGGTACAGTACTGTATCATGGTGTTACTCTTGGTGCAAAATACATAACAAAAGGAAAACGCCATCCAACCGTTGGGAGGAATGTGATAATCGGAGCAGGCGCAAAAGTGCTTGGACCAGTGTATATCGGTGACAACGCCAAAATAGGCGCGAACAGTGTTGTTATTTCTGATGTTCCAAAAGATGCAACCGCTGTTGGAATTCCTGCACGTATTGTTTTTAAAAATAACACAGAAAATGCAAACCCTCATCTATCTCACTCTGCAATACACAAAGACGGTGAAGGGTCTGATGGACTTTGTTTCAGAAATGAAAACAACTTAGAGGAGGTATTAATGTGA
- a CDS encoding glycosyltransferase, translating into MSTTNTIKKVAFFNPQGNFDKDDSHLTEHPDFGGQLVYVKELAKAFGELGVEVDIITRQIIDKDWPEFAEPFDYYPDAPNVRIVRIPFGGDKFLCKEDLWKYLPDYVDKIYELYKSEGRFPDFVTTHYADGGISGVMFLKKTGIPFSFTAHSLGAWKLEKVLESGMSREDAERKYKFTVRITAENLSMHYASFIVCSTNQERYEQYSHRLYEIDPYDDKFKVIPPGINHKIFNQEPKPEDKQMEEYIEQLLVKAPIKRHRLPFIIMSSRIDRKKNHIAVVKAFLQNEHLKDRANLLIVVRGINNVLEYVNTEKTEEAIILKEIVESSDNEIGKSIFFANVSNQRHLASLYRVAAARGSVFALPALYEPFGLAVVEAAACGLKIVVTKNGGPAEIFSHGEGLLIDPSNINDIATKLLLALEKFDCRKSVELAKKFSWENTALAYLENIKHVLANPDSIVSVDEQRLKKFYDLINTL; encoded by the coding sequence TTGAGCACAACAAATACAATAAAAAAGGTAGCTTTCTTTAATCCGCAGGGGAATTTTGATAAAGATGACAGTCACTTAACAGAGCATCCTGACTTCGGAGGACAACTAGTTTATGTGAAAGAGCTTGCAAAAGCTTTCGGAGAACTTGGCGTAGAAGTCGATATTATTACGAGACAAATTATTGATAAAGACTGGCCTGAATTTGCAGAGCCTTTCGATTATTATCCAGACGCTCCTAATGTTAGAATAGTTCGAATACCGTTCGGCGGAGATAAATTTTTGTGCAAGGAAGATTTATGGAAATATTTGCCCGATTACGTTGACAAGATTTACGAGTTATACAAATCAGAAGGAAGATTTCCTGATTTTGTGACTACCCATTATGCTGATGGCGGTATTTCAGGGGTAATGTTCCTTAAAAAGACAGGGATACCGTTTTCATTTACAGCACACTCTCTTGGTGCATGGAAACTGGAAAAGGTCTTAGAATCAGGGATGTCACGTGAAGATGCCGAGAGGAAATACAAATTTACAGTGCGTATTACAGCTGAGAATCTCTCAATGCATTATGCTTCGTTCATAGTTTGTAGTACGAATCAGGAAAGATATGAACAGTATTCGCACAGGCTCTATGAGATAGACCCGTACGATGATAAGTTCAAAGTTATTCCACCAGGAATCAATCACAAAATCTTCAATCAAGAACCCAAACCTGAAGACAAACAGATGGAAGAATACATCGAACAGCTACTTGTGAAAGCACCTATAAAAAGGCACAGATTGCCGTTCATAATAATGTCCAGTAGAATCGATAGAAAGAAAAACCACATTGCCGTAGTGAAAGCTTTCTTGCAAAATGAACATCTCAAAGATAGAGCGAACTTACTTATTGTCGTACGTGGTATTAACAACGTCCTGGAATATGTAAACACTGAAAAAACAGAGGAAGCAATTATTCTTAAAGAAATAGTCGAAAGTTCTGATAATGAAATAGGAAAGAGCATATTTTTTGCAAATGTGTCCAACCAAAGACATTTGGCAAGCTTGTATCGCGTTGCTGCTGCAAGAGGGTCAGTGTTTGCACTACCAGCTCTCTATGAACCTTTTGGGCTGGCTGTTGTTGAAGCCGCTGCCTGTGGTTTGAAAATTGTTGTGACAAAAAACGGCGGACCAGCGGAAATATTTTCACATGGAGAAGGGCTTCTGATAGACCCAAGTAATATCAATGATATCGCAACAAAACTACTACTGGCTCTGGAAAAATTTGACTGCCGAAAGTCTGTGGAACTTGCGAAAAAGTTCAGTTGGGAAAACACAGCGTTAGCATATTTGGAAAATATAAAACATGTCTTAGCTAATCCGGACAGCATAGTTAGTGTAGACGAGCAAAGGCTTAAAAAATTCTATGACCTAATTAATACACTCTGA
- a CDS encoding UDP-N-acetylmuramoyl-tripeptide--D-alanyl-D-alanine ligase: MELKDLVGRRFVTDSREVKPGDVFVAIKGNRVDGHDFAHQAVQAGAFAVIVEKDVSLPNQVVVPNTVEFLGMYASKILEKFRPKIVGITGSNGKTTTKEIVSAVLSAEIPTFKNEGNLNSEIGLPLSIINSYRGEPVVVLEMAQRNVGDIEYLCKLFPPDIGVLLNVGSAHVGVVGNVENIFKGKWQIVENSKQALVNFDDKRMRCEKCKYFGTKGGNYVLKERRFDGKNTLLTFETHEGEFYYALPGFWPKAMAISVLVAFAIADMLDILFNPVKLLTFKPLKGRFNIYRLGKAFIIDDTYNASYESFRHGIEEIKEHFPRPAYAVVGAMKELGEYSTYYHQLLSKLLEEIDGVIVYDKEPESKDIAPNNLLFRSEKEDEIVKFIKDKILVSEFSGTLYFKASRAVELDKIVDKLLEGLNI; encoded by the coding sequence ATGGAACTGAAAGACTTGGTTGGTCGTCGTTTTGTTACAGATTCCAGAGAAGTAAAGCCTGGCGATGTGTTTGTTGCAATAAAGGGTAACAGAGTAGATGGACATGACTTTGCCCATCAAGCAGTTCAAGCAGGTGCATTTGCTGTTATTGTTGAAAAAGACGTGTCACTGCCTAACCAAGTAGTTGTTCCAAACACAGTTGAGTTTCTTGGAATGTACGCTAGTAAGATACTAGAAAAATTCCGCCCGAAGATTGTTGGTATAACAGGGTCCAATGGTAAGACGACAACCAAAGAAATAGTTTCAGCTGTGCTCAGCGCAGAAATTCCTACATTTAAAAACGAGGGGAATCTTAATTCAGAGATCGGACTTCCCCTTTCAATTATCAACTCTTATCGTGGTGAACCTGTTGTTGTTTTGGAAATGGCTCAAAGAAATGTTGGAGATATTGAATACCTTTGTAAGCTCTTCCCTCCAGATATAGGTGTTCTTCTCAATGTAGGAAGTGCACATGTTGGTGTTGTTGGTAATGTTGAGAATATATTCAAAGGCAAATGGCAAATTGTTGAGAATTCAAAACAAGCTTTGGTTAATTTCGATGATAAACGGATGAGATGTGAAAAATGCAAATACTTTGGCACAAAAGGTGGAAACTACGTTTTGAAAGAAAGAAGGTTTGACGGAAAAAACACGTTACTAACGTTCGAAACACATGAAGGTGAATTTTATTACGCTTTGCCAGGTTTTTGGCCAAAAGCGATGGCTATATCTGTTCTTGTAGCATTCGCAATTGCCGATATGTTGGACATTTTATTCAATCCTGTAAAACTTTTAACTTTCAAACCTCTTAAAGGACGCTTTAACATCTATAGACTTGGGAAAGCTTTCATAATTGACGATACATACAACGCGAGCTATGAGTCTTTTAGGCACGGGATAGAAGAAATCAAAGAACATTTTCCCAGGCCAGCTTATGCAGTTGTTGGTGCAATGAAAGAGCTTGGAGAGTACTCTACATATTATCATCAGTTGCTATCAAAACTGCTTGAGGAAATTGATGGCGTCATAGTGTATGACAAAGAACCAGAATCCAAAGATATAGCCCCAAACAATCTTTTATTCAGAAGTGAGAAAGAAGATGAAATTGTAAAGTTCATTAAGGATAAGATATTGGTATCTGAGTTTTCTGGAACTCTTTATTTCAAGGCATCCCGAGCAGTTGAGTTAGATAAGATTGTTGACAAGCTCTTAGAAGGTTTAAATATATGA
- the mraY gene encoding phospho-N-acetylmuramoyl-pentapeptide-transferase, which yields MQTSNLFLATVLIAEFLIGLLAFPRYIGYMKKLKLGQYIRQEGPDLHNYKEGTPTAGGIVFLSIALIAGIVLGVKKELLLTILFYGFIGFLDDFVSIAKKRSLGLKAWQKLALQMLFSVWIAFTVLQYRESTIFGLPVPKWFFYIFTMFLISGYSNATNLTDGLDGLAGWVFITSSLPFLLLANDYNQVISILVLIMPLLSFLVYNTRPAKVFMGDTGSLALGAYISTYALMTSNELPLIFFTTIFLLETISVILQVGSFKLRGKRIFKMAPIHHHFELLGWPEEKIVGVFSAWNLAIAITYLSFALKF from the coding sequence ATGCAAACATCGAATCTTTTTTTGGCAACAGTTCTAATTGCAGAATTCCTGATAGGTTTATTAGCCTTTCCACGATACATTGGCTATATGAAAAAACTAAAATTAGGACAGTACATAAGACAAGAAGGGCCTGATTTGCATAATTATAAAGAAGGCACCCCAACAGCAGGAGGTATAGTCTTTTTATCAATCGCACTTATAGCCGGAATCGTTCTTGGAGTGAAAAAAGAACTCCTGCTGACAATTTTGTTCTATGGTTTTATCGGGTTTTTGGATGATTTCGTTAGCATAGCAAAGAAGCGCTCTTTGGGACTTAAGGCCTGGCAAAAGTTAGCATTACAGATGCTGTTTTCGGTATGGATAGCCTTCACTGTTCTCCAATATCGTGAAAGCACTATATTTGGTCTTCCCGTTCCAAAGTGGTTTTTTTACATATTTACGATGTTTCTAATTTCTGGGTATTCCAACGCGACTAACCTGACAGATGGACTTGATGGACTTGCCGGATGGGTATTCATCACTAGTTCATTGCCATTTTTGCTTTTGGCAAATGATTATAATCAAGTAATCTCAATATTAGTTCTCATCATGCCATTGCTTTCGTTTCTTGTGTATAACACAAGACCTGCAAAAGTTTTCATGGGTGACACAGGTTCATTGGCACTCGGAGCTTATATCTCGACATATGCGTTAATGACAAGCAATGAACTTCCGCTTATTTTCTTTACAACCATATTCTTGTTGGAAACGATAAGTGTAATACTCCAAGTTGGTTCATTCAAACTCAGGGGAAAAAGGATTTTTAAGATGGCACCTATACACCACCATTTTGAACTGCTCGGCTGGCCAGAAGAAAAGATAGTTGGTGTCTTCAGTGCTTGGAACCTTGCAATTGCAATTACTTATCTCTCTTTCGCTTTAAAGTTTTAG
- a CDS encoding stage V sporulation protein S: MEILKVSSKSSPNKVAGAIVGSLKKNEKVEIQAIGAGAVNQASKSLAVARRFLEQEGLDLYVVPAFIEIQIGNETRTGISFKVYLQKSESKN, from the coding sequence ATGGAGATTTTGAAAGTCAGCTCAAAGTCAAGTCCAAACAAGGTTGCGGGTGCCATTGTTGGATCACTGAAGAAGAACGAAAAGGTAGAGATTCAAGCCATCGGTGCTGGCGCAGTTAACCAAGCATCGAAATCTTTAGCGGTTGCAAGAAGATTTTTGGAGCAGGAAGGATTAGACCTCTACGTTGTCCCAGCTTTCATTGAAATTCAAATCGGTAATGAAACAAGAACCGGTATATCTTTCAAGGTTTACCTTCAAAAAAGTGAGTCTAAAAACTAA
- a CDS encoding Fur family transcriptional regulator: MVKSDVKDVKSEIRELLKEKGVKPTVHRVEILEYLSKTYSHPSADDIYEHFVKEQRLSVLSRATVYNTLRALAEAGLVKVIITPDAIRYDFAKENHHHFYCTQCKKIYDVELNVELPNISKVDGHEVRNVQLALVGVCKSCLNR; this comes from the coding sequence ATGGTAAAAAGTGATGTGAAAGACGTGAAAAGCGAGATACGCGAGTTGTTGAAAGAAAAAGGTGTAAAACCTACTGTTCATCGAGTGGAGATTTTAGAATACCTTAGTAAGACTTACTCACATCCTTCGGCAGATGATATTTATGAGCACTTTGTTAAAGAGCAAAGACTATCAGTGCTTTCAAGGGCAACTGTATACAACACACTTAGAGCTCTGGCAGAGGCTGGATTGGTCAAAGTAATCATTACTCCCGATGCTATAAGATACGATTTCGCAAAGGAAAATCACCACCATTTTTACTGCACACAATGTAAAAAGATATACGATGTTGAACTTAACGTTGAGCTTCCTAACATTAGCAAAGTTGATGGTCATGAAGTTCGAAATGTGCAACTCGCATTGGTAGGTGTGTGCAAAAGCTGTTTAAATCGCTGA